The following proteins are co-located in the Pseudomonas fluorescens genome:
- a CDS encoding carbon-nitrogen hydrolase family protein, whose product MTAFTLAAAQTTSIAGDVPANIRRHLAFMQTAAARGVQLLVFPELSLTGYEPALAAGLAIAPEDALLEPLRERAQALRLTAVVGMPIRVAPGAGVLIGALVLGADGSRAVYTKQHLHPGEEVAFVAGQGGAALEWGDERIALAVCADFSHASHPRQAAEAGANVYAAGVLISEGGYATDSALLQGYAAEHRMLVLMANHGGPSGGWACAGRSAIWSADGSLLAAAPGMGDALVIARRDGEHWAGHVEAL is encoded by the coding sequence ATGACTGCCTTCACCCTTGCTGCTGCGCAAACCACCTCCATCGCGGGTGATGTGCCGGCCAATATCCGTCGGCACCTGGCGTTTATGCAAACGGCGGCGGCGCGAGGCGTGCAGTTATTGGTGTTTCCAGAGTTGTCGTTGACCGGCTACGAGCCGGCGCTGGCGGCCGGTTTGGCGATTGCCCCCGAGGATGCGCTGCTTGAGCCGCTGCGTGAGAGGGCGCAGGCGTTGCGGTTGACGGCGGTGGTGGGGATGCCGATACGCGTGGCACCCGGGGCAGGCGTGCTGATCGGCGCACTGGTGTTGGGCGCGGATGGTTCGCGGGCGGTCTACACCAAACAGCATTTGCATCCTGGCGAAGAGGTGGCGTTTGTCGCGGGGCAGGGCGGTGCAGCCCTCGAGTGGGGGGATGAGCGCATTGCGCTGGCAGTGTGTGCGGACTTTTCCCACGCCAGCCATCCGCGTCAGGCGGCTGAAGCCGGCGCCAATGTGTACGCCGCCGGTGTGCTGATCAGTGAAGGCGGCTACGCGACGGACAGTGCGCTTTTGCAGGGTTACGCCGCCGAGCATCGGATGCTGGTGCTGATGGCCAATCACGGTGGCCCATCCGGTGGCTGGGCTTGCGCGGGTCGCAGCGCCATCTGGTCAGCCGACGGCAGCCTGCTTGCTGCCGCGCCGGGTATGGGCGACGCGCTGGTGATTGCCCGCCGCGATGGCGAGCACTGGGCCGGGCATGTGGAAGCGCTTTAA
- a CDS encoding helix-turn-helix domain-containing protein, translating to MSGIGSRLRQERERLGLSQKIFGEIGGVEANAQGKYESGGRAPKADYLSRVAERGVDLLYVLTGSPTPIQLENLSQLEEKILENYRAMFKEDQDAIRRLTTTLAEHSAAKNGKLKPMFEQT from the coding sequence ATGAGTGGAATCGGTTCGCGCTTAAGGCAGGAGAGAGAACGTCTTGGCCTGTCACAGAAGATTTTTGGTGAAATAGGCGGCGTTGAAGCTAACGCCCAAGGCAAGTACGAGAGCGGTGGCCGCGCGCCCAAGGCTGACTATTTGTCACGCGTGGCCGAGCGTGGGGTGGATCTTTTATATGTGCTGACGGGGAGTCCGACGCCCATCCAATTGGAAAACCTTAGTCAGCTTGAAGAAAAGATCCTTGAAAACTACCGAGCCATGTTCAAGGAGGATCAGGATGCTATCCGTCGATTGACCACCACGTTGGCGGAACATTCAGCGGCAAAGAACGGAAAACTCAAGCCGATGTTTGAGCAAACCTGA
- a CDS encoding NAD(P)H-dependent oxidoreductase: MKVLIVHAHPEPQSFTAALRDQGVSTLQGLGHEVQVSDLYAMQWNPVASAADFSTREHPEYLVYALEQRLGVKKQSIAADIQSELDKVLWADLLILNFPIFWFSMPAMLKGWVDRVLVSGVCYGGKRFYDQGGLAGKRALVTVTLGGREHMFGEGAIHGPLEAMLRPILRGTLAYVGYTVLAPFVAWHVPYISDEARRDFLLGYEQRLQGLLDEQPLVFPTLAQFDEALYPLS, encoded by the coding sequence ATGAAGGTTTTGATTGTTCACGCCCATCCTGAGCCACAGTCCTTTACCGCGGCGTTGCGCGACCAGGGCGTGAGCACGCTGCAAGGCCTGGGGCATGAGGTGCAGGTCAGCGACTTGTATGCCATGCAGTGGAACCCGGTGGCGTCGGCAGCTGACTTTTCAACGCGCGAGCATCCCGAGTATCTGGTGTATGCCCTGGAGCAACGTCTGGGGGTAAAAAAACAGTCGATCGCGGCGGATATCCAGAGCGAGTTGGACAAGGTGCTGTGGGCCGATCTGCTGATCCTTAATTTTCCGATCTTCTGGTTCTCTATGCCTGCAATGCTCAAGGGCTGGGTCGACCGCGTGCTGGTGTCCGGTGTGTGTTATGGCGGTAAGCGGTTCTATGATCAGGGCGGGTTGGCGGGCAAGCGTGCGCTGGTCACGGTGACCTTGGGCGGGCGCGAGCATATGTTCGGTGAGGGTGCGATTCACGGGCCGCTGGAGGCTATGTTACGCCCGATCCTGCGCGGTACGTTGGCGTATGTCGGGTACACGGTGCTGGCGCCGTTTGTGGCGTGGCATGTGCCGTATATCAGTGACGAGGCGCGGCGGGATTTTCTGCTGGGGTATGAGCAGCGGCTGCAAGGGCTGTTGGATGAGCAGCCCTTGGTGTTTCCGACATTGGCCCAGTTTGATGAGGCGCTGTACCCACTCAGTTGA
- a CDS encoding DNA-binding protein has translation MPGIRTAAQAKAWLEHQGKSVQAFAREHGVDPATTYQVLAGRKKGRRGEAHKVAVLLGMKEGIIVDEPVAPHSETQALS, from the coding sequence ATGCCCGGTATTCGCACTGCTGCACAAGCCAAGGCTTGGTTGGAACATCAAGGAAAGTCAGTTCAAGCGTTCGCTCGTGAGCACGGCGTCGATCCAGCCACGACGTATCAAGTGCTCGCTGGGCGTAAAAAGGGACGGCGTGGGGAAGCCCATAAGGTGGCGGTCCTGCTGGGCATGAAAGAAGGGATTATCGTGGACGAACCTGTTGCTCCACACAGCGAGACACAAGCTCTTTCCTGA
- a CDS encoding 5-guanidino-2-oxopentanoate decarboxylase — MHDKTLTGGQALVRLLANYGVDTVFGIPGVHTLELYRGLPGSGIRHVLTRHEQGAGFMADGYARVSGKPGVCFVITGPGVTNAATAIGQAYADSIAMLVISSVNATASLGKGWGSLHETQDQRAITAPITAFSAVALSAEDLPELIARAYAVFDSERPRPVHISVPLDVLAAPVRWDWSNHVVRRPGRGVPSADVLEQAVATLAAAKRPMIIAGGGALAAGEALQRLSTLLAAPFFSSVAGKGLLPINDPLNAGATLCVEPGWQLISEADVVLAVGTEMADTDYWRERLPIKGELLRVDIDPRKFNDFYPCALALHGDAHQTVLALLAGLPPAPRDADASVKKVATLRHAVALGHGPLQAIHQAIFERIEAELPANAFISSDMTQLAYTGNYAYPSRAPRSWLHPTGYGTLGYGLPAGIGAKFGAPQRPGLVLVGDGGFLYTAQELATAVEELDSPLVVLLWNNDALGQIRDDMLSLAIEPIGVLPRNPDFVLFAQAFGCAVYQPRSLDELQTDLRNGFKRKGVTLIELRHACAC, encoded by the coding sequence ATGCACGATAAAACGCTGACCGGCGGCCAGGCTCTGGTGCGGTTGTTGGCCAACTATGGCGTCGACACGGTGTTCGGCATTCCCGGTGTGCACACCTTGGAGCTGTATCGCGGCCTGCCCGGCAGTGGCATTCGCCACGTGCTCACGCGCCACGAGCAGGGCGCCGGGTTCATGGCCGACGGCTATGCGCGCGTCAGCGGCAAGCCGGGCGTGTGTTTTGTCATCACCGGGCCCGGCGTTACCAATGCCGCCACCGCCATCGGCCAGGCCTATGCCGATTCCATTGCGATGCTGGTGATCTCCAGCGTCAACGCCACCGCGAGCCTCGGCAAAGGCTGGGGCAGCTTGCACGAGACCCAGGATCAGCGAGCGATCACCGCTCCCATCACCGCGTTTTCGGCGGTGGCATTGAGTGCCGAGGATCTGCCTGAGTTGATCGCCCGTGCCTACGCAGTGTTCGACAGCGAGCGGCCACGGCCGGTGCATATTTCGGTGCCGTTGGATGTGTTGGCGGCACCGGTCAGATGGGACTGGAGCAATCACGTGGTCCGCCGTCCAGGGCGTGGCGTGCCATCGGCCGACGTGCTGGAGCAGGCAGTGGCCACGCTCGCGGCAGCCAAGCGGCCGATGATCATTGCCGGCGGCGGTGCGTTGGCCGCAGGCGAGGCGTTGCAGCGCTTGAGTACGCTTCTGGCGGCGCCGTTTTTCAGCAGTGTTGCCGGGAAGGGGCTGCTGCCGATCAACGACCCGCTGAATGCCGGGGCCACCCTGTGTGTGGAACCGGGCTGGCAACTGATCAGCGAGGCCGATGTGGTGTTGGCGGTCGGCACGGAAATGGCTGACACCGATTATTGGCGCGAGCGTTTGCCAATCAAGGGTGAGCTGTTACGGGTGGATATCGACCCGCGCAAATTCAATGATTTCTACCCCTGCGCACTGGCGTTGCACGGTGATGCCCACCAGACAGTGCTGGCCTTGCTCGCCGGTTTACCGCCTGCACCGCGCGATGCTGACGCGTCGGTCAAAAAGGTCGCGACCTTGCGCCACGCGGTAGCGCTTGGGCACGGGCCGCTACAGGCCATTCATCAAGCCATTTTCGAGCGCATCGAGGCCGAACTGCCTGCCAACGCGTTCATCAGCAGTGACATGACCCAACTGGCCTACACCGGCAACTACGCCTACCCGAGCCGCGCCCCGCGCAGCTGGTTGCACCCGACCGGCTACGGTACCTTGGGCTATGGCTTGCCCGCCGGCATCGGCGCCAAGTTTGGCGCGCCGCAGCGCCCGGGCCTGGTGCTGGTGGGGGACGGCGGTTTCCTCTACACCGCACAGGAACTGGCGACCGCCGTGGAGGAACTGGACAGCCCGTTGGTGGTGCTGCTGTGGAATAACGACGCCCTCGGCCAGATCCGCGACGACATGCTGAGCCTGGCTATCGAACCTATCGGCGTGCTGCCGCGCAACCCGGATTTTGTACTGTTTGCCCAGGCGTTCGGTTGTGCCGTGTACCAACCCAGGAGCCTGGATGAATTGCAAACGGACTTGCGCAACGGCTTCAAACGCAAGGGCGTGACCTTGATCGAGCTGAGACATGCCTGTGCCTGTTGA
- a CDS encoding GNAT family N-acetyltransferase, which produces MAFHLRAATRHDLPFARTLTHDAMNRYYQQYGLLWSDSGFDVAWAARENWLICNDDSVMGFISVNRDHRALYIRELHMLERCRQQGAGSWVLEQMVLKARAQGLGLLRLTVFKTNPARRLYQRQGLSIVGEEDCFWCMERECHVIQAD; this is translated from the coding sequence ATGGCCTTTCACCTGCGCGCTGCCACCCGCCACGACCTGCCGTTTGCGCGAACGCTGACCCATGACGCCATGAACCGCTACTACCAGCAGTACGGGTTGCTGTGGTCTGACAGCGGCTTTGACGTTGCCTGGGCAGCGCGTGAAAACTGGCTGATCTGCAATGATGACAGCGTGATGGGGTTTATCAGCGTCAATCGCGATCACAGGGCGCTGTATATCCGCGAATTGCACATGCTCGAGCGCTGCCGCCAGCAAGGCGCAGGCAGCTGGGTGTTGGAGCAAATGGTGCTCAAGGCGCGTGCGCAGGGGTTGGGTCTTTTACGCTTGACCGTGTTCAAGACCAACCCGGCGAGAAGGCTGTATCAGCGCCAGGGGTTGAGTATCGTCGGGGAAGAAGATTGCTTCTGGTGCATGGAGCGCGAGTGCCACGTAATCCAAGCTGACTAA
- a CDS encoding acetate--CoA ligase family protein — protein MSQTMGDNLKRLLAPRHLAFVGGRSMARALKRCADGGFTGQMWLVNPHHDHLDGIPCVRRVADLPCGPDAVFVATNRELTLTCIAELAAIGTGGAICYASGFAETGADGAALQQQLLNAAGDMALLGPNCYGLLDYLHSSALWPVAHGGKPVEKGVAILTQSGNFAYNLSMSDRSLPVAYMASVGNQAQLGVAELMDVLLDEPRVTAIGLHLEGLKNVPGFARAAHKALEQGIPIIALKTGVSQIGAELALSHTSSLSGSDALYDSLFARLGVIRVSGPVSFVETLKAAACGNLPSGKRLIALACSGGDAGLIADYAERNHLALPKLDAGQRAELAQVLPSYANLVNPLDFTTAIWGDREALQRMLDTALRTDTDAAMLVLDYPAALTGERQECDLLLELFCAALSRHGKRGFVTSAFPELLPVHARERLHAHGIPALQGVEDALAAWARIADYQHHRRVLLERGESILEPLCPRALAGRGVTLDEWASKQALRAFGLPTPLGVLSTPERAMADAHLLGYPLVLKAVSAELPHKTEAGAVALNLPDAAALKAAIAQMSAQIAAYAPGVAFDRLLLEPMAAQPLAELIVGIKRENDFGLALVIGAGGILVELLKDSRSLLLPTTDDAIRHALLSLRSATLLHGFRGREVADMGALVAAIRAVADYACANAEQLLELDVNPLLVNARGATAVDALIRLGDGYAR, from the coding sequence ATGTCCCAGACTATGGGCGACAACCTCAAGCGCCTGCTGGCGCCCCGGCACCTGGCATTTGTTGGCGGGCGCAGCATGGCTCGCGCCTTAAAGCGTTGCGCCGACGGCGGTTTCACCGGGCAAATGTGGCTGGTTAACCCGCACCATGACCACCTTGACGGCATCCCTTGTGTGCGCCGCGTGGCGGATTTGCCGTGCGGCCCGGATGCGGTGTTTGTCGCCACTAACCGTGAGCTGACATTGACCTGCATCGCCGAGCTCGCCGCCATCGGCACAGGCGGCGCGATTTGCTACGCCTCAGGCTTTGCCGAAACCGGCGCCGACGGTGCAGCTCTGCAACAGCAGTTGCTCAACGCGGCAGGCGACATGGCCTTGCTCGGCCCCAACTGCTACGGCCTGTTGGACTACCTGCACAGCTCGGCGTTGTGGCCGGTGGCCCATGGCGGCAAGCCGGTAGAGAAGGGCGTCGCGATACTGACCCAGAGCGGCAACTTCGCCTACAACCTGTCGATGAGCGACCGCTCGTTGCCGGTTGCCTACATGGCTTCAGTGGGCAACCAGGCACAACTGGGCGTGGCCGAATTGATGGACGTATTGCTCGACGAACCGCGCGTTACCGCGATCGGCCTGCACCTGGAAGGCCTGAAGAATGTGCCAGGGTTTGCCCGCGCGGCGCACAAAGCCCTGGAACAAGGCATTCCGATCATCGCGCTGAAAACCGGCGTCTCGCAGATCGGCGCCGAGCTGGCGTTAAGTCACACCAGTTCACTGTCCGGCTCCGATGCGCTGTACGACAGTTTGTTTGCCCGTCTGGGCGTGATCCGCGTGAGCGGGCCGGTGAGTTTTGTCGAAACCTTGAAGGCCGCAGCGTGCGGCAACCTGCCGTCAGGCAAGCGCCTGATCGCGCTGGCTTGTTCCGGTGGTGACGCTGGGCTGATTGCCGATTACGCCGAGCGCAACCATCTGGCCCTGCCGAAACTCGACGCAGGCCAGCGCGCTGAACTGGCGCAGGTGCTGCCCAGTTACGCGAACCTGGTCAACCCATTGGATTTCACCACCGCCATCTGGGGCGACCGTGAAGCGCTGCAGCGCATGCTTGATACGGCCCTGCGCACCGACACTGATGCCGCCATGCTGGTGCTGGATTACCCGGCAGCCTTGACCGGCGAGCGCCAGGAATGCGACCTGCTGCTGGAGCTGTTTTGCGCGGCGCTCAGCCGCCATGGCAAGCGCGGTTTCGTCACCTCGGCTTTTCCCGAGCTGTTGCCGGTCCATGCCCGTGAACGCCTGCATGCCCACGGCATTCCAGCCTTGCAGGGCGTGGAAGACGCGCTCGCGGCGTGGGCGCGGATTGCCGACTACCAACACCATCGGCGCGTCTTGCTTGAGCGGGGCGAATCGATCCTCGAACCACTGTGCCCTCGGGCTCTGGCCGGCCGTGGTGTGACCCTGGATGAGTGGGCGTCCAAACAGGCGTTGCGCGCATTTGGCTTACCCACTCCACTGGGTGTGTTGAGTACGCCGGAACGCGCGATGGCTGATGCACACCTGTTGGGCTACCCGTTGGTACTTAAGGCGGTCAGCGCCGAGTTACCGCATAAAACCGAAGCCGGGGCGGTGGCGCTCAACCTGCCAGACGCCGCCGCTTTAAAGGCTGCCATCGCGCAGATGAGCGCGCAAATCGCCGCGTATGCACCCGGCGTCGCCTTCGATCGACTGCTACTGGAGCCCATGGCCGCCCAGCCCTTGGCTGAGTTGATCGTGGGCATCAAACGTGAAAACGACTTCGGCCTGGCCCTGGTGATTGGCGCCGGTGGCATCCTGGTGGAACTGCTCAAGGACAGCCGCAGCCTGTTGCTGCCCACCACTGACGATGCGATTCGCCACGCGTTGCTCAGCCTGCGCAGCGCCACGTTGCTGCACGGTTTTCGCGGGCGGGAAGTGGCGGATATGGGTGCGTTGGTCGCGGCCATTCGCGCCGTGGCCGACTACGCCTGTGCCAACGCCGAACAGTTGCTGGAACTCGATGTGAACCCATTGCTGGTCAATGCCCGGGGCGCCACGGCGGTCGACGCATTGATTCGCCTAGGAGATGGCTATGCACGATAA
- a CDS encoding 3-deoxy-7-phosphoheptulonate synthase: MNSSIAALPVSALTSANEALTQRLPSALELKHQLPLSPFLNEQIHAHRQAVRAILDGEDSRLLVIVGPCSIHDPESAMEYARNLKKLALEVSDQMLLVIRAYVEKPRTTIGWKGLAYDPHLDGSDDMAAGLTLSRQLMREMLRLGLPVATELLQPMAAGYFDDLLSWVAIGARTTESQIHREMASGLGMPVGFKNGTDGGVAIACDAMRSASHPHRHFGVDSQGHPAIIQTPGNPDTHLVLRGGHRGPNYDAHSVAQVKHDLAKAKVAARIMVDCSHANSGKDPLRQPAVFNDVLEQRLQGDTSLIGMMLESHLFEGCQPLSASMKYGVSVTDGCLGWNSTEQLLRGAVERLRAHSNAD; encoded by the coding sequence ATGAACTCCTCCATCGCCGCTCTGCCCGTCTCTGCCCTGACCAGCGCCAATGAAGCCCTGACCCAGCGCCTGCCCAGCGCGCTTGAGCTCAAGCATCAGTTGCCTCTGAGCCCGTTCCTCAATGAACAGATCCATGCCCATCGCCAAGCCGTGCGCGCCATTCTTGATGGCGAAGATTCACGCTTGCTGGTGATTGTCGGCCCGTGTTCAATCCACGACCCCGAATCGGCCATGGAATACGCGCGCAACCTGAAGAAGCTGGCACTTGAAGTCAGCGACCAGATGCTGCTGGTGATCCGTGCATACGTCGAAAAACCGCGCACCACCATCGGTTGGAAAGGCTTGGCCTACGACCCGCACCTGGATGGCAGCGACGACATGGCCGCCGGCCTCACGCTGTCGCGCCAACTGATGCGCGAAATGCTGCGCCTGGGCTTGCCGGTCGCCACCGAACTGCTGCAACCGATGGCCGCCGGCTACTTCGATGACCTGCTGAGTTGGGTCGCCATCGGCGCACGCACCACGGAATCACAGATCCACCGCGAAATGGCCAGCGGCCTGGGCATGCCGGTCGGTTTCAAGAACGGCACCGACGGCGGGGTTGCGATTGCCTGCGATGCAATGCGCTCGGCGTCGCACCCGCACCGCCACTTCGGCGTCGACAGCCAGGGCCACCCGGCGATCATCCAGACCCCGGGCAACCCCGACACCCATCTGGTACTGCGCGGCGGTCACCGTGGACCGAACTACGATGCGCACAGCGTGGCGCAGGTGAAGCACGACTTGGCCAAGGCCAAGGTCGCGGCGCGGATCATGGTCGATTGCAGCCACGCCAACAGTGGCAAAGACCCACTGCGTCAACCGGCGGTGTTCAACGACGTGCTGGAACAGCGCCTGCAGGGTGACACCTCGCTGATCGGCATGATGCTCGAAAGTCACTTGTTCGAAGGTTGCCAGCCGTTGAGTGCATCGATGAAATACGGCGTGTCGGTGACTGATGGTTGCCTGGGCTGGAACAGTACCGAGCAGTTGTTGCGCGGTGCGGTCGAGCGCCTTCGCGCACACAGCAACGCCGACTGA
- the pgsA gene encoding CDP-diacylglycerol--glycerol-3-phosphate 3-phosphatidyltransferase translates to MNIPNLITVLRVLLIPIFILLFYLPYEWSYAASSSVFAFAAATDWLDGYLARRLEQSTPFGAFLDPVADKLMVAVALVLLVQEHGNLWLTLPAAVIIGREIVVSALREWMAEIGARAHVAVSNMGKWKTAAQMLALVILLANPSDFSFWVLMGYALLLVAAGLTLWSMLQYLRAAWPHLRTTVEKK, encoded by the coding sequence ATGAATATCCCTAATCTGATTACCGTTCTACGCGTCCTGCTCATTCCGATTTTCATTTTGCTGTTTTATTTGCCTTACGAATGGAGCTATGCAGCGTCCAGTTCGGTATTCGCTTTTGCGGCTGCGACCGACTGGCTCGACGGCTACCTGGCGCGCCGCCTGGAACAGAGCACGCCCTTCGGCGCGTTCCTGGACCCGGTGGCCGACAAACTGATGGTGGCCGTCGCCCTGGTCCTGCTGGTGCAGGAACACGGCAACCTGTGGCTGACATTGCCGGCTGCGGTGATCATCGGCCGCGAGATCGTCGTCTCGGCCCTGCGCGAATGGATGGCCGAAATCGGCGCCCGCGCCCACGTGGCCGTTTCCAACATGGGCAAATGGAAAACGGCTGCGCAGATGCTTGCGCTGGTGATTCTGCTGGCCAACCCCTCGGACTTCTCCTTCTGGGTTCTGATGGGCTACGCCTTGCTGCTCGTTGCCGCAGGCCTGACGTTGTGGTCGATGCTCCAGTATTTGCGCGCTGCCTGGCCTCACCTGCGCACCACCGTTGAAAAGAAATAA
- the uvrC gene encoding excinuclease ABC subunit UvrC, translated as MTTPFDPSAFLSTCSGRPGVYRMFDSEARLLYVGKAKNLKSRLASYFRKTGLAPKTAALVARIAQVETTITANETEALLLEQTLIKEWRPPYNILLRDDKSYPYVYLSDGNFPRLSIHRGAKKQKGKYFGPYPSAGAIRESLSLLQKTFFVRQCEDSFYKNRTRPCLQYQIKRCKAPCVGLVDPAEYAEDVRHSVMFLEGRSNALTDELSSAMEQAASTLDFERAAELRDQISLLRRVQDQQSMEGGTGDVDVIAAFVNPGGACVHLISVRGGRVLGSKNFFPQTGIDEEVAEVMAAFLGQYYVSSPERDLPSELIVNVVHEDFPALIEAIHALRGRELDISHRVRGTRARWQQLAVTNAEQALSARLANRQHVAARFDALAEVLNLDEPPQRLECYDISHSSGEATVASCVVFGPEGPIKADYRRYNIEGVTAGDDYAAMHQALTRRFSKLKDGEGKLPDILLVDGGKGQLSMARDVLNELAVPDLILLGVAKGATRKAGFETLYLNDAAHEFTLKGDSPALHLIQQIRDEAHRFAITGHRARRGKTRRTSTLEGVAGVGPTRRRDLLKHFGGLQELSRASIDEIAKAPGISKKLAELIYANLHSE; from the coding sequence ATGACCACACCGTTTGATCCGAGTGCCTTTCTTTCAACCTGCAGTGGCCGCCCCGGCGTGTACCGCATGTTCGACAGCGAGGCACGCCTGCTTTATGTGGGCAAAGCCAAAAACCTGAAAAGCCGTCTGGCGAGCTACTTTCGCAAGACCGGTCTTGCACCGAAAACCGCCGCCCTGGTGGCGCGTATCGCTCAGGTCGAAACCACCATCACCGCCAATGAAACCGAGGCGCTGCTGCTTGAACAGACGCTGATCAAGGAGTGGCGGCCGCCCTACAATATTCTGCTGCGTGACGATAAATCCTACCCCTACGTGTATTTATCCGACGGCAACTTCCCGCGCCTGAGTATTCACCGGGGCGCAAAGAAGCAGAAGGGCAAGTATTTCGGCCCATACCCGAGCGCCGGCGCAATCCGAGAAAGTTTGAGCCTGCTGCAAAAGACCTTTTTCGTGCGTCAGTGCGAAGACAGCTTCTACAAAAACCGCACGCGACCTTGCCTGCAATACCAGATCAAACGCTGCAAGGCGCCTTGTGTCGGGCTGGTTGACCCGGCGGAGTACGCCGAGGATGTACGCCATTCGGTGATGTTCCTCGAAGGGCGCAGCAATGCGCTGACCGATGAGCTCTCCAGCGCCATGGAACAGGCCGCCAGCACCCTGGATTTCGAGCGCGCCGCTGAGTTGCGTGACCAGATTTCCTTGCTGCGGCGTGTACAGGACCAGCAAAGCATGGAGGGCGGTACGGGGGACGTCGATGTGATCGCCGCTTTTGTTAACCCGGGCGGCGCCTGTGTGCACCTGATCAGTGTGCGTGGCGGGCGAGTGCTGGGCAGCAAGAATTTCTTCCCGCAGACCGGTATCGACGAGGAAGTCGCTGAAGTCATGGCTGCGTTCCTTGGCCAATACTACGTCAGCAGCCCCGAACGCGACTTGCCGTCCGAACTGATCGTTAACGTGGTGCATGAAGACTTCCCCGCGCTGATTGAAGCGATCCACGCGCTGCGCGGCCGCGAGCTGGACATCAGCCACCGCGTACGCGGCACGCGCGCGCGCTGGCAGCAACTGGCGGTGACCAACGCCGAACAGGCCTTGAGCGCGCGCCTGGCGAATCGACAGCACGTGGCTGCGCGTTTTGACGCCTTGGCCGAAGTCCTCAACCTGGACGAGCCGCCCCAGCGTCTTGAGTGCTACGACATCAGCCACTCCAGCGGCGAGGCCACCGTGGCGTCCTGCGTGGTCTTCGGGCCGGAAGGGCCGATCAAGGCCGATTACCGGCGCTACAACATTGAAGGTGTCACCGCCGGCGATGACTACGCCGCCATGCACCAGGCCCTCACGCGGCGCTTCAGCAAGTTGAAGGACGGGGAGGGCAAGCTTCCCGATATCCTGCTGGTGGACGGTGGCAAGGGCCAGTTGTCCATGGCCCGTGACGTGCTCAACGAGCTGGCCGTTCCCGACCTGATTCTGCTGGGTGTTGCCAAGGGCGCTACGCGTAAGGCCGGTTTCGAAACGTTGTACTTGAATGATGCCGCTCATGAGTTCACCTTGAAAGGTGACTCACCCGCGTTGCACCTGATTCAACAGATCCGCGACGAAGCTCACCGTTTTGCCATCACCGGCCATCGTGCCCGCCGTGGTAAAACCCGTCGAACCTCAACCCTGGAAGGGGTCGCGGGCGTTGGTCCGACCCGTCGCCGTGACCTGCTTAAACATTTTGGTGGCTTGCAGGAGCTATCCCGTGCCAGCATTGACGAAATTGCCAAAGCACCCGGTATCAGTAAAAAGCTCGCTGAGCTGATTTATGCAAATCTGCACAGCGAATAG
- the gacA gene encoding response regulator transcription factor GacA — MIRVLVVDDHDLVRTGITRMLADIDGLQVVGQAESGEESLIKARELKPDVVLMDVKMPGIGGLGATTKLLRSHPDIKVVVVTVCEEDPFPTRLLQAGAAGYLTKGAGLAEMVQAIRLVFAGQRYISPQIAQQLAIKSFQPTSDSPFDALSEREIQIALMIVGCQKVQSISDKLCLSPKTVNTYRYRIFEKLAISSDVELTLLAVRHGMVDASA, encoded by the coding sequence TTGATTAGGGTGCTAGTAGTCGATGACCATGATCTCGTTCGTACAGGCATTACACGAATGCTGGCTGACATCGATGGCCTGCAAGTAGTCGGTCAGGCCGAGTCGGGGGAGGAATCCCTGATCAAGGCCCGGGAGTTGAAACCCGATGTGGTTTTGATGGACGTCAAGATGCCTGGGATCGGCGGTCTTGGCGCAACTACCAAATTGTTACGCAGCCATCCGGACATCAAAGTCGTGGTGGTTACCGTGTGCGAGGAAGACCCGTTTCCTACCCGCCTTCTGCAGGCAGGAGCGGCCGGTTACTTGACCAAGGGCGCAGGCCTGGCGGAGATGGTGCAAGCCATCCGCCTGGTATTTGCTGGCCAGCGGTATATCAGCCCACAGATTGCCCAGCAGTTGGCGATCAAGTCCTTCCAGCCGACCAGCGACTCGCCGTTTGATGCGTTGTCGGAGCGCGAGATCCAGATCGCCTTGATGATCGTCGGTTGCCAGAAAGTGCAGTCGATCTCTGACAAGCTGTGCCTGTCGCCTAAAACCGTGAACACCTACCGCTATCGCATTTTCGAGAAGCTCGCCATCAGCAGTGATGTTGAATTGACCCTGCTCGCAGTGCGTCACGGCATGGTGGACGCCAGCGCCTGA